The Candidatus Bathyarchaeota archaeon genome includes the window TGTCCCCCAGAAGTGTTCAAGGTATCTATGACGCTATTGATATCTTTAATGTTACTGCAAAACAAATCTCATTATTTGGAACGAGGTCTTACACCCGTGTAAATTGTGAGTGGAGCATGAAGGCGTTAACAGATGGCAAAATAACACTCAAGCCATTGATAGGCATGGTAACCTCATTAGAAAATTGGCTTGAAGCCTTCAAAGAACAGATGAGTGGAAAAATTGTAAAAGCAGTCTTAGTACCCTGACCTATTCTTCTATCTTCCAAGGGGAACTTTTGTATTCCTCTTCTGATGGTGGCGGAGAGATGATCAAGACCCACTCCATTGGTTCATCTTCAGTATTCTCGAATTCATGCCATACGTTCTTAGGTATAAAGATGACATCGCCTTTCTCCACATTTCTTGCTTCATTATTCACTTTAATGATGCCTTTACCTTTTGTAATATAGAATGCTTCTTCTGAATTTGGATGTATATTGGGTTTTGTTCTGCTCTTTGCCTCCAGTACTAGATATCCCACNNNNNNNNNNTATTAGATGGCATGTTGAACCTACTTGCACTAGCTTCTTTCCTTTTAATCTTTTCTCAATAAATATTTTTGAAGGTTGTTGCATGCTACCAATCCCTTCAACTTGACTCAAAAATCCTACTTATAATCTTAACCCTTTAGGCTTCATCTAACCAGTCTACTCCAAAGATTATCATAGTCTCGAATAGACGGTGCGGCATCCTCGACAAAATAGGCGTACATAAAGTCTTCTTTAGGCGCTATGCAACATCTATAGATTAGGTGATGAATTATTATTTTAGAGTAATCAATGCTTGAAACTTAAGTCGGACTAATTCATGATCATACTTGGCCGGTTGAGATCAATAATTCTCGATACGACATCAGGCGCCCCATGTAGAGCTAGTTAAACAGGCGTTATTATAGAATTAACTTCAATGAAAAAGGCTGAGGTAACAATAAAATATAAGATGCCAATATGTACTGGAGTCTAGGAGGGGCATGTCTCAGAGTTGTATTTCGGAGGTGAACGCAAGTTTGTCGCCATGGTATCGGCCTTTGCGGCTTTCCATGTTATTCTGGACGTTGGGGTGTATCCGTTTAGGAGGTGGGCCATATATATTGAGCCTCTTGAAGGGGTCATGCTCGGTCCGAAGATGGGTCTTCTAACAGCATTGATCGGGGCATTTATCTCCAGGGCTGTAGTTGGGGCGAACCTTCTATCATTCATTTACGGTATGGCTGCTGAGTCGGTGGGGGTCGTTATAGCCGGCTTGCTGGCAAAGGGAAGATGGAGAATACCTTTAGGATTATATTTTTTTATGTTAGCCTCTTACTTTGCGCATCCTTACGGCAGGAGGATGCCGATCTGGACTATGCTAGACTGTCTTGTGGGCCTATTCTTGATATATCCCAGCTCCAGACTGAGCAGGTATGTTCTAGGTGATAAGCTGGGTGCCGGGAATCTTACGTTGGGTGTCCTCCTCATATCTTTTGTAGCCACAGTTGGAGACTCGCTCACAAGAGTCTTCCTACTGGTTCCAGCAGGCCTTTATAAACTTGAATTTGAAACTTTTGAGGCTCTCTACAACATCTTCATAATCGGCGCCGCAG containing:
- a CDS encoding cupin domain-containing protein; the encoded protein is VGYLVLEAKSRTKPNIHPNSEEAFYITKGKGIIKVNNEARNVEKGDVIFIPKNVWHEFENTEDEPMEWVLIISPPPSEEEYKSSPWKIEE